Below is a window of Candidatus Falkowbacteria bacterium DNA.
GCAACAAGGCTCAACTGTGTAATGTATGAACAAAGCAAACAGTAAAAATTTAGGTGGTCATACTAAGATGGTTGTTTGGCAAAGCATCGAACAACTTGATGACATCGTGCAGGACATTTTAATGTGTATCCCTAAAAACAAATACAAAATATATAACCAACTAGAAAGCTCAAACGATTCTGTCGCCTCAAACTTTGTTGAGGGATACTATTCCGGTTATCTCGGTGAATATATTAAATTTCTAAAATACAGTAGACGTTCAGGTGCTGAAGTCTATACTCGTGGAAGAAGAGTTTATAAACACAAATATTTTGGAGACAATCTATATAAAAAGTTTGAAGAACGCTGCGTAAAAACCATGTATTTAATTGACAGAACAAGACAATCTCTCGAAAAGAAACGTAATCAATTATAACTTTTGTTGCCCTCCTATTTCTCTGTCCCCCGTTCCCTTTTCTAGCCCTGTTTAGCCCTGTTGTCCTATGAATATTCACAAACAACTAGTTTTGAAACTAGCTGGCTTGAAGGTAAAAAATTCTAATCGCCTAAACAAAGTCAAACGCCAGTTTGCCAACAAACACAAGATCGGCATGATAAGCAATGCCGAACTTTTGTATTTATATCGACAAATGCTCAAGAAAAAAGCGCTACCTCACAATGAAGACCTAGAAAAATTATTACAAAAAAGAAAAATCCGCACATTGTCAGGTGTAGCCCCTGTTGCAGTTTTGACAAAACCATACCCCTGCCCAGGAAAATGTGCCTACTGTCCAGACGAAAAATTAATGCCCAAAAGCTACCTATCAAATGAACCGGCAGTTATGAGGGCAATTTTAACTAAGTTTGATCCGTTTACCCAAGTAAATGTACGAATTCGCGCACTAACTGACAATGGCCACCTGACCGATAAAATTGAATTAATCATTATGGGTGGCACCTGGTCATACTTTCCTAAACAATATCAAAGTTGGTTTATAAAAAGATGTTTTGATGCTTGTAATGGAAAAACTGCCAAGAATATAGAACAAGCTCACAAGTGGAACGAAAACGCCAAACATCGTATTGTTGCTCTAACTATAGAAACAAGACCTGATTATGTTTCCCAAAAAGAAATTGCCTACTGGCGAAAACTTGGAGCAACCAAAGTAGAACTTGGTGTACAATCGCTTAATGATAAAGTTTTGCATTTAAATAAAAGAGGTCACTATATCAAGGAAGTAGCTGAAGCTACAAAATTATTCAAAATGGCTGGTTTCAAAGTGGCCTACCACATGATGCCGAATTTGCCAGGCTCAACCACTGCTAAGGATTTAAAAGATTTTAAAACTCTTTTCGGAGACGAAGGATTTCAGCCGGACTTGATTAAAATTTACCCAACGGTTGTAACAAAGAACTCCCTACTTTTTCGTTGGTGGAAACAAGGCAAATACAAACCTTATTCAGCAAAAAAATTATTCGATTTACTTATCAAAATAAAGTTGTTAGTACCAGCCTATGTAAGAATCATCCGTTTAATTAGAGACATTCCACTTGAAAGCATTGAAGCTGGCAATCCTATTTCCAACCTAAGACAAGATCTACAAAAGGAGTTACATAAGCAAGGTAAATTCTGTAAATGTATTCGTTGTCGCGAAGCGCGTGAAGATTTACAAGGATTAGACAAAGCAAAGCTATCCAAAATTCACTACCAGGCACCTGATGCTGATGAATATTTTTATCAACTAACAAATTATAATAAAAAGAAGTTATTTGCATTCCTTCGTTTAAGATTACCACACAAAGACGAGCAAAACTTTATTCCAGAACTTCAAGATTGTGCTATGATTCGCGAAATTCACACTTACGGTCGTTTAACTCCCTTAGAAAAAGAAAAAAAGAAAAAGAACATTCAACATTCAGGACTTGGAACAAAACTAACACTGGAAGCTGAAGAGTTTGCTAAGAAAAAAGGCTTCGCTAAAATGGCCGTGATTTCTGGCGTAGGCGTACGCGGTTTTTACAAAAAACTTGGCTATAAGCAAGTTGGGACATATATGATTAAAGATTTAAGTTGTAAGACTAAAACAAAGAAATAAAAACACCGAAACCCTTTCCTGAATTTAATCCACTCAAAATAAAGTACCTTCAATTAATATACATTAACCTCGACTAGTCTTGGCAAAAACACCAATTTAGTATAAAATAAACTTACTTAAATATCACAACTTTAACCTAAAATCTAACATGAAAGTATACTCAGGCTCAAAATATCCTAAACATAAAAGTTACTACAAAAAACCCTTTCTAAAAACAAGAGGCTTTTATTTTTTATTAATAGTAATTATCGCCGTAAGTAGTTTTATATACTTTTCTATCAAAAACACTTCCCCGGAAGATATTAACGACCAAAAATTTTCTGATCAAAATAATTTGCCTATCAACTCCGCAAAAGTACTGCTTGCTGACGGCAGCCTCGAAATCAAAGCCCCAAATGAAAACTGGCAAGCCATAGGTCCAGATTTTCAAATTGAAAGCCAAAGCTATATCAAAACCGGCTCAGACTCAAAAGCGATCATTGAATTACCTGATAAAAGCTTAATTCGCATGAAGGCCGACACTCAAATCAAACTTGAAGAAATCGGGATGGCCGATATTATTATTGAGCAACTAAACGGAACCGCCTTTCATCGAGTTAATGATAGTTCCACTGCAATCTACCGCGTCAAAAACGGTTCATCTGAGCTGACTGCCCTCGGAACAGCCTTTAATGTTTTTACAACTAGTCAATTAACTAAAGTCACTGTAACGGAAAGCAGAGTCAAGGCTAAAATATATGACAAAGATGAAAATATTATTAACATGAGAACAATTGATAGTGGCACCACGGCAACAATTAATCCTGATTTAGCTTTAGAAAAAATGATAGAAACTGAAGATGTTTCCAGCAATGACCTGATTGACGACAATTGGTACGCCTGGAACCTGGAACAAGACCAAAATTATAAATTTTTTACTGGCATCTTTGAACAAACTATAAAATTAGTTATAACGAAACCTGAAAAAGCGGAAATGACCGTTGATAATGAGAAAATCACCATCGCTGGTGAAACAGAGCCTGGCGCTGACATCTTTATGTCTGGAAAAGAACTGGATAACAACGATGGGCACTTTGAAACTGAATATTTATTAGGTTCAGGTGAAAACGAAATTGAAATTGTTGTCCAAAAAGGCAAAAACAAAAACAAGAGATTACTTTTAATAACCTCTACGAAAGAAAAATCTATTCTAACATTATCTGGCAAAACTGAAGATAACGCAGTTACTTTATCCTGGGAATCTGAGAACCTTGATGACTTCACAGATTTCATTGTCCTAAAAGGTGGGACCGAAGATCCAACATATCCAGATGCACCATATCATTCAGTCAAATCAACTCTTTTTTCAGACACTTGGTCAAACTTAAGTGATGGTCACTATTTCTTCCGTATTTGTACCTTAAACAGTGAAAATGAGTGCTCTAATTATACAGATAATTATGAAACTTCTGTTGGTGAAAACAATGTTACCGAGGGGTCAATTGCTTTAGTTGCCACAAAAGAAGACGAAAATATAACGCTAAGTTGGAATTTAAGTAATGACTTGAACCCAACAGATGGGTTTAAAACCATTATCTCTCAAACTGAAGATCCTGTTTATCCAGGTAATTCCTATCATTCATTAAATAGTAATGAACGTAATGACACTTGGAAAAAACTTACTCCTGCAACATATTATTTTCGAGTTTGCCTACTCAAAGACAATGTCTGTATTTTGTACAGCAATAATGTAGCTATTGAACTCGAAGAATTACAACAAACTGGTAAATTAACTTTAATTGGTGCACAAAATGGAAATAAAATCGACCTAGCCTGGGAAAACTCAGACACTCCAGTTACCAAAGGATTTAAAGTAATCATGGGTGAAAGTCCTGGAATCACTTTTCCAAGCAAAGACCACCATCTAATAACTTCCAATACCGCAACTAATGACTCCTGGGCAAACCTAGAAACAGGAAAAACTTACTACTTTCGTATTTGTCAAAACTTAGGTAGTAGTTGTGGCGTTTATAGTAATGAAGTAAAAATCAATTTTTAAAAATAACCAATTGACCAATTAACCAAACTCTAAACAAATACGAATATTCAAAATACAAATTATTTTAAATTTAAAGCTTTTGAGTTTTGAATTTTAATTAGGATTTGATAAATTGATTAATTGATAATTAACTTAGTATGCTTACTCACCTATCAAAACAAGATCCTCAAATTGCTGAGGCCATAGAAAAAGAGCTCAAACGACAACAAGAAGTAATTGAGCTCATTCCTTCAGAAAATTTTGTTTCAGTATCAGTTCTTGAAGCGCTGGGTAGTGTCCTGACTAACAAATATTCAGAAGGTTATCCAGGTAATCGTTATTATGGTGGAACCGAAAACGTAGATATTACCGAACAACTGGCGATTGACCGAGCGAAACAACTATTTCAAGCTGAGCATGCTAATGTTCAACCATTATCTGGTGCGCCAGCTAATATTGCAGCTTATTTTGCTTTGCTTAAACCAGGCGACACAATTTTGGGGATGGACCTATCACATGGTGGTCATTTAACCCATGGACATCCAGTTACTTCCATGTCAAAAATATTCAATTTCATAAGATACAAAACTGACAAAGAAACCGGATTGATTGATTATGATAATTTACTAGAGATGGCCAAAGAACATCAGCCTAAATTAATTTTAGTTGGCTACTCAGCATATTCCAGAGAGATTGATTACCAAAAAGTTCAACAAATCGCTGATGAAGTTGGAGCCTTAACCATGGCTGACATTGCGCACATAGCGGGCTTAATTGCAGCTGGGGTAATGAACAATCCTGTACCAATCTTTGATATTGTTACAACTACAACTCACAAAACTTTAAGAGGCCCTCGCGGAGGCATGATCCTATGCAAAGAAAAATGGGCCGGAAAAGTTGACAAGGCCGTTTTCCCTGGATTGCAAGGTGGCCCACATGAACATAATATTGCAGGAAAAGCCGTTGCTTTTGGTGAAGCTCTAAAACCTGAGTTTAAAGTTTACGCAGCTCAAATCCTAAAGAATGCCAAAGCTCTAGAAAACAAACTAAAGGAACATGATTACAAAATAATGTTTGGTACAACCGAAAATCATTTATTATTAATTGATGTTTCAAACAAAAACTTATCTGGCAAACAGGCTCAAGAACTATTGGATTCAGTTGGCATCACTTGTAATAAAAACATGATCCCCGATGACCCAAGAAGCCCGATGGATCCATCTGGCATCAGGCTAGGAACCCCAGCCATGACCTCTCGTGGCTTTACTGAACAAGACTTTGAATTAGTTGGTGAACTCATTGCCAAAACTTTAGCTAACCCAGAGGATCAGCAGGTTCATTCTGAAGTTAAACAACAGATTCAGCAGTTGACCACGAAATACCCGCTCTATCCAGAATTAAATAACTAATTATATACTAATACTAACAAAAAGTATTAATCATATGATCAAATTATATTCAAATCAACTATGATAGAAAAAATAATAGATGGTAATGATCTAAGCGAAAAATTTATCCAAAAAATTAAAAAGCAAGTTCGAGAAATGGAAGAAAAACCAAGCTTGGCTGCTATTTTAGTTGGAGATGATCCAAGCTCAAACTTATATGTTAAATTAAAAAAACGAGCTTGTGACGAATGCGAAATTGACTTTCATGGTTATACCATCGAAAAAGATTTCTCCGAAGAAGAACTCATCAAAACCATCCACTTTTTAAATTCTGATCCCAGTACTGACGGGATTTTAGTTCAATTACCTTTACCCCCCCAATATAATACTGACAAAGTTATTGCTGAACTTGATTTCCGGAAGGACATTGACGGTTTTCATCCGACTAACCGAGAAAACATGCAGAAATGTGTCTACAAATTAATGCCTCCGCTACCCGGAGCAATTATCGAAATGATCAAATCTACTGGTGAAGTTATTGAGAATAAACAAATTTGTGTTCTTTGCAACACCCCAATGTTTGCTGATCCATTTAAATGTGTTTGGCAAGCCAAAAATACAATTGAAGTAATAACGACTAAAGATAATTGGTCTGAAGCCACAAAAAAAGCGGACATATTAATAGTCGCTGTAGGAAATCCTAATTTAATTACTAAAGACTCAATAAAACAAGATGCTATCATTATTGATGTGGGAATAAACAAAGTTGGCAAACAAATTATAGGTGATGTAGATCTTGATGATGTAATTGAAAAAGTAAAATATATTTCTCCAGTTCCTCGTGGCGTAGGTCCCATGACCATTGCCATGTTGCTAAAAAACCTTGTTGAACTGAAAACTTTTTAAAAAAATTTAGGGCCTGCTCCTTAGAGTCAGGCCCAATATTATAACAAGTATTAAACGAACTAGCCCGGTGGCTCTTCAGTCTGCTGCAGAGTCTGCATGCGAACGGCCTCCTTCAAGCTTAACAATTTACAGGGAGGGTTAAACCGCCCGAATCGAATCACTATTGTTCGATCCTGACTACCTCGACGTTTACGCGATTTTACGCGAAAAGTCTCGATTTTCCAGGTTTTCCAGCCAAGCTGTTCAGTTAACTGCTCGATGTGTACGTTCACGAGACAAATCCAGGTGGTCGACTTACAAAGTTTCAACATTTCAATTTAATTGCGACCTTTCAAAAAACGTACACTATGAGCTCACATCAGCAATCGCCAGTCATTCGTGGTCCCTCCGTTTTTTATTATCAAATTAGCTCTAAAGAACGTCGGACATTTTTCCCCCTCCGAACTGGGTGCCACGAGCTAGAGGAATCTCTGCTCGCCAACTACGCATGGTGGCATCACCCCCACCTCGGGCTTCACGCTGAATAACTCAAAGGCTCTCAGCATGAACGTAACTGCATTATAGCATATACTTAACAACTTGTCAATAGCCAGATTAACTGCAAGCTAATTTTACACAAAATACTTATCCAGAGTCTATTCACTTGTGCTTATTACAATACTCTAATAAGATGTAGATAGATAATGATCAATTGACCAATTTGCCAAATCCTAAACAATGTCAAAACTCAAAATGATAAAATACGAATTTCACTTTTGAATTTGTATTTCTATATTCCTCAACCGACCAACAATTCAACAGTAATTTAGATTTTGATCAATTGATTAATTATAATTTTCAATAAATATGTCCGATCAATTACCTAGCAAAATCCCACCACAAAACCTAGAAGCTGAGCAATCTTTGCTAGGCTCTCTTTTGTTAGATAAACATGCATTAGACAAAATTGCGGACATTATAGACCCTGATGATTTTTACAAAGAGGCCCACCGCTACATTTATGAAGGCATGGTAGATATATACTCAAGACAAGAACCAATTGACTTGTTAACCATAACTAACCTTTTAGAAGAACGAAATCATTTAAAAAAAGTTGGGGGGCGCAGTTATCTGGCGAACCTAGCTAATATTGTGCCTACGGCCAGTCATGTTATACAATACGCTCACATTATCAAGAAAAAAGCTACTTTGCGACGATTACAACGTGTGGCAACTGAAATTGTGGGCTTATCCAGCAATGAAGATGAGGACATTGATAAATTACTAGACCTATCCGAACAAAAACTGTTTACTGTCTCACAACGTTTTTTGAAACAAAGTTTTACTCCAATTAGCAACATTCTGGGCGACACTTTTGACAGGATTGATGATATGCACAAAAACTCTGGTCAAATGCGTGGCTTGGCCAGTGGATTTACTGAACTAGATACTCTTCTAGCAGGATTCCAAAAATCAGACTTAATTGTTTTAGCGGCCCGGCCATCTGTAGGAAAAACTTCCATAGCATTAGACATGGTTCGAGAAATTGGTATTCGAGGAAAGGTACCAGTTGGTATTTTCAGCTTGGAAATGTCCAAGGAGCAAGTGGTTGACCGCCTGCTCTGCGCTGAATCAAACGTTGATTTATGGAAACTAAGAACCGGTCGCCTATCTGACCGTGAAGATGATGATGATTTTCCTAGATTGGGTCATGCCATGGGATTATTATCTGAATCTCCAATTTTCATTGATGATTCAGCCACCTTAAATGTAATGGAGATCCGAACCAAAGCACGACGATTAAAATCTGAACATAATTTAGGAATGATAGTAATTGATTATCTTCAGTTGATGGAAGCGCGCGCCAACTCTGAAAGTCGCGTACAGGCTGTAGCAGAAATCACTCGCGCACTTAAAGGAATTGCTCGTGAATTAGATATTCCGGTGTTAGCATTATCTCAGTTATCCCGTGCGGTAGAAATGAACAAGCCAGCGATTCCAAAATTAGCGAACTTGCGTGAATCTGGTTCAATTGAGCAGGATGCTGATGTTGTACTCTTCATTTACCGTAAAGCTTCAGATAGAAATTACCGAGATGAAGAATTGACGGCGCAGGAAAAACATATTGCTGAAGTTCACATTGCCAAACATAGAAACGGGCCTACTGGCCTAGTAAAACTCTTTTTTGACGGACCTAAGGCCAGTTTTCGTAACCTTGATAAACGATTTTCACAACATGAATCCAGCTTTGATGAATAATTTATTATAAAGTATTATTTTTATGTTCGACAAACTAAAAATGCTAAAACAAGCAAAAGACTTACAATCCAAAATGGCCAGCATGAACTTTGATCATGAAGAAAACGGAATTAAGCTTTCAGTGAATGGCAAACAAGAAGTAATTTCTCTTGAAATTACTAATGATGAATTACTCGAAGATAAAGAAAAATTAGAAAGACTCTTGAAACAAACTGTAAATAATGCAATCCAAAATTCTCAACGCCAGGCAGCCATGAGCATGCAAGGTGAACTCGGTGGACTGTTTTAATTTTACCAGAAATGAGGCCTGCACAGTGTACAGGCCCTACCCACCTCGTTTTATGCGTTATCCTGAAACTATCAACAACCTAATCGAATCCTTTTCTCGCCTACCGGGAATTGGACGCAAAACTGCTGAGCGGTTTGTTTTTTATTTACTAAAGAGACCTGGTGCTGAAATTGAAAAATTTGCCAAAAACCTGTATGAACTGCAAAAACACAACTTTACTTGTCCAGATTGTTTTAATTTTTCCGAAAACCAAGGATTATGTTCAATTTGTTCTGATTCAACCAGAAACCAAAATACAATTTGTGTAATTGAAGAATTCCATGATCTAAATGTTATTGAAGCTACAGGTGAATATAAGGGACTATATCACGTACTTGGTGGCAAAATAGACCCCCCTGAAGGCATCACTCCGGACAAACTAAAAATAAAGGAGTTATTGAGGAGAATACAACAAAACAATATTCAAGAAATTATTCTAGCCTTGAATCCAGACATTCAGGGTGAAGGAACTATTATTTACTTAAAAAACATTCTTAAACCTCTAAACATAAAATTAACTCTACTCGCACGAGGACTTCCAATGGGATCTGACATTGAATATGCGGATGAAATTACATTGAGTAATGCTCTGAAAGGGCGACAAGAATTAAAATAAACAGTTTATAATCAACACTTTCAGCTTAGCATTCCACGGGGTCTGGGGCGGAGTTCGCCCTCGCACTTCCCACGAACAAAAATTGTCCCCACGCGAATTCGAAGCTCCAGCGTTTTTTGGTTACTTTTTGACGCCAAAAAGTAACTCACCGAAGGACAACTCCTGGCATGATTATTAAAAATAAAAAACAGGCCTTATGGCCTGTTTTTATATTGTAAATTAAACTTTGTTGATCTTAACTTTTGTAAAATGTTGCCTGTGTCCAGCTTTTCGTCTATACCTTGTCTTTCTTTTATATTTTACAACTATCACTTTTTTATCACGAGCTTGTTCTAATATTTCAGCTTCAACCTTGGCATCCTTAAGAAAAGGTTTACCAATTTCTAGCTTTGAACCTTTGTCGTCTGATTTTAGTAAAACTTGGTCAAACTCAATTTTATCACCAACTTCACCTGGTAATTTCTCAAATTTCATTAATTGTCCTTTGGTAACTTTGTACTGCTTACCACCAGTTTTTATCACTGCTAAACTCATATTATTGAAGAAAACAAACGGGAATGTTCTCTTGTAATTTTAGATGTTAACTAACCATAGGATACACTATTTTATTTCTCCAGTCAATAGACGATCGCGCCTTTTTTTCTTTGTATAAACATAGGCTAAAATTAGCATAAATACCACCACAACCAAAACAACTGCTGCCATAAAACTTAAACCTTTATCCTGAAAGGAATATGCAATTAGACCAAAAAGTATAGCAATTAAATACAAAAAATACACAGCCTGTTTAACACTTAGCCCGGCATCCAACAAACGATGATGCAGATGCTTACGGTCAGCAGAAAATAATGGCTTATTTTCCATTCTCCGACGAATCAAAGTCCAAATGAAGTCCAGTACTGGAATTGAAAGTAACATTAAAGTTATTCCAACTTTACTACCACTAATTATAGACAAACTACCTAATAAAAAACCGGCCATCGTACTACCACCCTCACCTAAAAATATATTAGCAGGATTAAAATTAAATACCAAAAATCCAGCAAACACCCCGGCTATTATCACCGCCAGGAGAGCAACATCATATTGAATAATATCGCCCTTATTTAATGCGGTCAAAAATATAAAAACTGAAGCGATTATTGCTATACCAGAAACTAAACCATCAAGACCATCCAAAAGTTTAGTTGTATACATCATAGCGATTAGCCAAGCAAAGGTAAACAAGTCCGCAAATAAAGTTACTTTGTACGGAAATCCTTCATACCAAAATAAATTAAAACTGTATTTATTCAATTCAAAAAGTCCTTCACCAATCGGATTGGAAATAAATTCAATGCCAATACCGCAAATAATTACACTTAAAATTGCGAATACCGGCCAAATGATTTGCCATTTTGGTTTCAGATCAAACTTATCATCAAGAATACCACCGACTGCCAAAAATAAACTACCAATGAATATACCCAAAAGGTTTTTCAAAATTATAGTATCACCAATTAAATCCTTGGTGATGATTGAATAAATAAGTATTACTAAATTTATACTTAAAAAAATAGCCAATCCACCGAATAGCGGGGTTGGTTTTTTGTGAATCTTTCTTTGACCATCTGGCCTATCAATTGCCTTGGACCTTTTAGCAATCCAAATAACAACTGGTGTCAAAATCAGACAAGCAAAAAAAGAAAGCATTAGAGCGAAAATGTAATCGTAGCTGTTCATAAGTAAAACTAGCAAGAAGAGCAAGACAAGTAAAACAAGTAAAACAAGTAAAACTAACAAGACAGTAACTTGTCTCGTTGGTCTCGCTTGTCTAGCTAGTCTTGCTAGTTCAATTCTACACTATTTTACTATTTATTTCAACCTTAAACTTGACAATTTTCAAAAACTATAATATACTACTACATTGCACTAAAAACAAGGAGGTGTGCAATGTGGTTCTTGATTGTTTTCCTACTTTCAATTAGTCCTCGGTTGATCATGTTCATCCTGTTCGTGGCAACGGACTACTTGGGCAGTGCCTTTGACAGTGTCTTTTGGCCAATCGTAGGTTTTCTTTTCATGCCCTGGACCACACTGTGGTGCGCTTACGTATGGAACAATGGCGAATTCGGCACATGGCGAATCATTGTTCTGGTACTCTGCGTATTAGCTGATCTTGGTGGCGGCAAAACCGTAACCTCGGGCAGCTCTAGCTAAATTAACAAAAAAGACTCATGCTTCACTTGCATGGGTCTTTTACTTTTAAAATATAGTATTAAGGAATATAACAATTTACCTAAATTTCCTTGCCCTTCTCAACTCGAAGAGTATTTCCAACTTCAAGGATAACTTTATCGCGTCGACCAACTTCGCCAGCTAAAATCTTTTTAGCCAATGAATCATCAATCTTTTCTTGAATTGCTCTACGCAGTGGTCGCGCGCCAAACTTCGGATCAAAACCTGCTTCAGCCAATTCAGCAATAGCTGCTTCAGTAGCAGTAAATTCAATGCCCTTTTCTTTTAATCTTTTAGTTATTTTATTCACCATCAACTTAGCAATCTGAATAACATCCATCATTGATAGCGGTTTAAACACAACAACACCATCAAACCGATTTAGAAACTCTGGTCGATAATGTTCTTTTAATTTTTCATTGATTAAGACTTCTTTAATCTCTTCAACCGATGTGCCTTTATTTATTTCATCCTGAATATATTGAGCCCCTGCATTAGAGGTCATTATTATAATTGTATTAGTAAAGTCAATTGTACGCCCCTGAGCATCAGTCAATCTTCCATCATCCAAAACTTGCAAAAACAAATTTAAAACATCTGGATGTGCTTTTTCAACTTCATCAAACAAAAGTAAGGCAAACGGATTTTTGCGAACTGCCTCAGTTAAAATACCAGTGTTAGAACCAGAACCTATTAAACGATCAATACTGGACCGCTCCTGATACTCAGACATGTCAGTACGAATCATAGCATTTTCATTACTAAAATAAACCTCGGCAACGGTTTTGGCTAACTCGGTTTTACCCACA
It encodes the following:
- the dnaB gene encoding replicative DNA helicase encodes the protein MSDQLPSKIPPQNLEAEQSLLGSLLLDKHALDKIADIIDPDDFYKEAHRYIYEGMVDIYSRQEPIDLLTITNLLEERNHLKKVGGRSYLANLANIVPTASHVIQYAHIIKKKATLRRLQRVATEIVGLSSNEDEDIDKLLDLSEQKLFTVSQRFLKQSFTPISNILGDTFDRIDDMHKNSGQMRGLASGFTELDTLLAGFQKSDLIVLAARPSVGKTSIALDMVREIGIRGKVPVGIFSLEMSKEQVVDRLLCAESNVDLWKLRTGRLSDREDDDDFPRLGHAMGLLSESPIFIDDSATLNVMEIRTKARRLKSEHNLGMIVIDYLQLMEARANSESRVQAVAEITRALKGIARELDIPVLALSQLSRAVEMNKPAIPKLANLRESGSIEQDADVVLFIYRKASDRNYRDEELTAQEKHIAEVHIAKHRNGPTGLVKLFFDGPKASFRNLDKRFSQHESSFDE
- a CDS encoding serine hydroxymethyltransferase produces the protein MLTHLSKQDPQIAEAIEKELKRQQEVIELIPSENFVSVSVLEALGSVLTNKYSEGYPGNRYYGGTENVDITEQLAIDRAKQLFQAEHANVQPLSGAPANIAAYFALLKPGDTILGMDLSHGGHLTHGHPVTSMSKIFNFIRYKTDKETGLIDYDNLLEMAKEHQPKLILVGYSAYSREIDYQKVQQIADEVGALTMADIAHIAGLIAAGVMNNPVPIFDIVTTTTHKTLRGPRGGMILCKEKWAGKVDKAVFPGLQGGPHEHNIAGKAVAFGEALKPEFKVYAAQILKNAKALENKLKEHDYKIMFGTTENHLLLIDVSNKNLSGKQAQELLDSVGITCNKNMIPDDPRSPMDPSGIRLGTPAMTSRGFTEQDFELVGELIAKTLANPEDQQVHSEVKQQIQQLTTKYPLYPELNN
- a CDS encoding bifunctional methylenetetrahydrofolate dehydrogenase/methenyltetrahydrofolate cyclohydrolase (catalyzes the formation of 5,10-methenyltetrahydrofolate from 5,10-methylenetetrahydrofolate and subsequent formation of 10-formyltetrahydrofolate from 5,10-methenyltetrahydrofolate); its protein translation is MIEKIIDGNDLSEKFIQKIKKQVREMEEKPSLAAILVGDDPSSNLYVKLKKRACDECEIDFHGYTIEKDFSEEELIKTIHFLNSDPSTDGILVQLPLPPQYNTDKVIAELDFRKDIDGFHPTNRENMQKCVYKLMPPLPGAIIEMIKSTGEVIENKQICVLCNTPMFADPFKCVWQAKNTIEVITTKDNWSEATKKADILIVAVGNPNLITKDSIKQDAIIIDVGINKVGKQIIGDVDLDDVIEKVKYISPVPRGVGPMTIAMLLKNLVELKTF
- a CDS encoding YbaB/EbfC family nucleoid-associated protein, with the protein product MFDKLKMLKQAKDLQSKMASMNFDHEENGIKLSVNGKQEVISLEITNDELLEDKEKLERLLKQTVNNAIQNSQRQAAMSMQGELGGLF
- a CDS encoding tRNA uridine(34) 5-carboxymethylaminomethyl modification radical SAM/GNAT enzyme Elp3, with translation MNIHKQLVLKLAGLKVKNSNRLNKVKRQFANKHKIGMISNAELLYLYRQMLKKKALPHNEDLEKLLQKRKIRTLSGVAPVAVLTKPYPCPGKCAYCPDEKLMPKSYLSNEPAVMRAILTKFDPFTQVNVRIRALTDNGHLTDKIELIIMGGTWSYFPKQYQSWFIKRCFDACNGKTAKNIEQAHKWNENAKHRIVALTIETRPDYVSQKEIAYWRKLGATKVELGVQSLNDKVLHLNKRGHYIKEVAEATKLFKMAGFKVAYHMMPNLPGSTTAKDLKDFKTLFGDEGFQPDLIKIYPTVVTKNSLLFRWWKQGKYKPYSAKKLFDLLIKIKLLVPAYVRIIRLIRDIPLESIEAGNPISNLRQDLQKELHKQGKFCKCIRCREAREDLQGLDKAKLSKIHYQAPDADEYFYQLTNYNKKKLFAFLRLRLPHKDEQNFIPELQDCAMIREIHTYGRLTPLEKEKKKKNIQHSGLGTKLTLEAEEFAKKKGFAKMAVISGVGVRGFYKKLGYKQVGTYMIKDLSCKTKTKK
- a CDS encoding FecR domain-containing protein, with translation MKVYSGSKYPKHKSYYKKPFLKTRGFYFLLIVIIAVSSFIYFSIKNTSPEDINDQKFSDQNNLPINSAKVLLADGSLEIKAPNENWQAIGPDFQIESQSYIKTGSDSKAIIELPDKSLIRMKADTQIKLEEIGMADIIIEQLNGTAFHRVNDSSTAIYRVKNGSSELTALGTAFNVFTTSQLTKVTVTESRVKAKIYDKDENIINMRTIDSGTTATINPDLALEKMIETEDVSSNDLIDDNWYAWNLEQDQNYKFFTGIFEQTIKLVITKPEKAEMTVDNEKITIAGETEPGADIFMSGKELDNNDGHFETEYLLGSGENEIEIVVQKGKNKNKRLLLITSTKEKSILTLSGKTEDNAVTLSWESENLDDFTDFIVLKGGTEDPTYPDAPYHSVKSTLFSDTWSNLSDGHYFFRICTLNSENECSNYTDNYETSVGENNVTEGSIALVATKEDENITLSWNLSNDLNPTDGFKTIISQTEDPVYPGNSYHSLNSNERNDTWKKLTPATYYFRVCLLKDNVCILYSNNVAIELEELQQTGKLTLIGAQNGNKIDLAWENSDTPVTKGFKVIMGESPGITFPSKDHHLITSNTATNDSWANLETGKTYYFRICQNLGSSCGVYSNEVKINF
- a CDS encoding four helix bundle protein: MNKANSKNLGGHTKMVVWQSIEQLDDIVQDILMCIPKNKYKIYNQLESSNDSVASNFVEGYYSGYLGEYIKFLKYSRRSGAEVYTRGRRVYKHKYFGDNLYKKFEERCVKTMYLIDRTRQSLEKKRNQL